The Pseudomonadota bacterium DNA segment AATGGAGCTAACCGGAACGGTTCGGTCCATTCAAAGATTTGGCGCCTTTGTTGACCTTGGCGGCATTGATGGCCTCATTCCTTTAAGCGAGATAGGATGGGAGAGAATTGAAAAACCAGAAGATGCCCTGTCTGTTGGGCAGGAAGTTACCGTAAAAATCATCGCCCTCGACTGGGTGAAAAACCGCCTCACCTTAAGCCTCAAGGCAACGCAACCGGATCCTTTTTTAAATGCAGCGGAAAAATATCCCGTTGATAGTCTGGTCTATGGAACGATTGTGAGTCTTGCACCATATGGCGCTTTTGTCAACCTTGAACCAGGAGTGGACGGGTTGATTCATATCTCAAAATTTGGTGCAGGGAGACGGATCAAACACCCCAAAGAAGTTGTTGAAGTGGGTCAGCTTGTAGAAGTCTATGTTCGGGAAGTAGATATTAAGAGCAAAAGAATATCCCTTTCCATGGAACAAAAACTGGAATCCGAAATGATTGCCATGCCTCAGGTCGGCGATATCCTTGACGGCATTGTGGGGAAAGCCTTACCATCCGGTGTGCTCCTGAAGATGAACAACGGGATAGCCGGTTTTATACCCAACTCAGAGATGGGTACCCCGCGTGGTACCAATCATAACAGGATGTTCCCTGTTGGAACGGGAATGCAGGTCATTGTAAAGGAAGTCGATGTAATCCGAAACAGGATGATCCTGAGCCGGAGTGGCGTGGCTGAAAAATTAGAGCAGGAAGAGCTTAACCAATACAGGGGTGAAGTCATGAAAGATGAGTCAACCGGAAGTGGTCTTGGAAACCTAG contains these protein-coding regions:
- a CDS encoding S1 RNA-binding domain-containing protein, with amino-acid sequence DLKGSREKDAYLGQTFPFKVLEYEEDGRNIILSRRALLEEEQQIKRDNIRQTLEVGMELTGTVRSIQRFGAFVDLGGIDGLIPLSEIGWERIEKPEDALSVGQEVTVKIIALDWVKNRLTLSLKATQPDPFLNAAEKYPVDSLVYGTIVSLAPYGAFVNLEPGVDGLIHISKFGAGRRIKHPKEVVEVGQLVEVYVREVDIKSKRISLSMEQKLESEMIAMPQVGDILDGIVGKALPSGVLLKMNNGIAGFIPNSEMGTPRGTNHNRMFPVGTGMQVIVKEVDVIRNRMILSRSGVAEKLEQEELNQYRGEVMKDESTGSGLGNLGELLRAAMDKNNETKKQKAGDKKVKPQAYK